One genomic segment of Pseudoalteromonas sp. GCY includes these proteins:
- a CDS encoding TonB-dependent receptor family protein has protein sequence MTKRMNMKKSLLAVAVIFALPQAQAADDNQDIEHISIISHHDKLRKEAGSATLLSEAQLAEYEYDDIHRILSNVPGVNIREEDGYGLRPNIGFRGVTPERSKKITIMEDGVLIGPAPYSAPAAYYFPVTTRMTAVEVFKGPAAIKHGPQTVAGALNLVTRQVPEFTEGGIDVAAGSDGYSKAHGYYGSVVNNVGFLFEAVNLQADGFKELDGGGDTGFEKNDILAKFNYKLSQGELNHTFGLKLSYADELSDETYLGLTDADFAENPYRRYAASQPAEMDTKHTQVMLSHVLDGKDFNVTTRLYRNDYERAWLKLNSVGSKSGPSLSKIMANPETFANEYGVITGARDSVVAGSNIFLNMGTNDREYFSQGLQVDANTSFSLFNLTHDIAVGVRFHEDEIERKHFEQAYAMEGGSPVLLEGSKQFTSLNTENTKAWSVYLEDKVQLDALTLGLGLRGELMDMSYQDNKDADVWIDKTTRIWLPSLSGFYQLSDDAGLLFGVHQGFVPSSPQQDPDIELEKSVNYEFGGRFNDGVTQFEIVSFFNDYENLNESCGQSNCGVNDQQDQQFSGGEVDVYGLEMQFAQRYPLNLQLDIPYSLTYTYTKGEFQNERATTFAQWGYIKNGDELPYLPSHQATFNIGLAASDWKVNVAIKYISEMSEAAGRSTDDFELVLEGEKVPNTTIVDVSASYELGQYGQIYAKIDNLFDEAEIVSRRPYGARPGKPRQFSLGYKYQF, from the coding sequence ATGACTAAGCGCATGAACATGAAGAAATCTTTATTAGCGGTAGCGGTAATTTTTGCACTACCGCAAGCGCAAGCTGCGGATGACAATCAAGATATTGAGCATATCTCTATTATCAGCCACCACGATAAATTGCGAAAAGAAGCCGGCTCTGCAACTTTGTTGTCAGAAGCGCAGTTGGCAGAATACGAATATGATGATATTCACCGTATTCTTTCCAATGTGCCTGGCGTTAATATTCGTGAAGAAGATGGTTATGGCCTGCGACCAAACATTGGCTTTCGTGGTGTAACACCTGAGCGAAGCAAAAAAATCACCATAATGGAAGACGGTGTGCTCATTGGCCCCGCACCTTATTCTGCGCCGGCTGCTTATTATTTTCCGGTTACGACTCGTATGACTGCGGTTGAGGTGTTTAAAGGACCTGCGGCTATCAAGCATGGTCCGCAAACAGTTGCTGGTGCGCTTAACTTAGTAACTCGCCAAGTTCCAGAATTTACAGAAGGCGGTATCGATGTTGCGGCTGGCAGCGATGGTTATTCCAAAGCACACGGTTACTATGGTTCAGTAGTAAATAATGTTGGCTTCTTATTCGAAGCGGTAAATCTACAAGCCGATGGTTTTAAAGAGCTTGATGGTGGTGGTGATACGGGGTTTGAGAAGAACGATATCTTAGCCAAGTTTAATTATAAACTTTCTCAAGGTGAACTAAACCATACGTTTGGCTTAAAACTCAGCTATGCCGACGAGTTGTCCGATGAAACTTACCTTGGTTTAACGGATGCAGATTTTGCTGAAAACCCGTATCGTCGATACGCAGCGTCTCAGCCTGCAGAGATGGATACCAAGCATACTCAGGTAATGTTATCCCATGTGCTTGATGGCAAAGACTTTAACGTTACAACAAGACTGTACCGTAATGACTATGAGCGAGCTTGGCTTAAGCTCAATAGTGTGGGGAGCAAAAGTGGACCATCACTGTCAAAAATCATGGCAAACCCAGAGACTTTTGCAAATGAGTACGGCGTGATCACAGGGGCAAGGGACTCTGTCGTTGCAGGTTCAAATATCTTTTTGAATATGGGGACTAATGACCGTGAGTATTTCTCTCAAGGTCTTCAAGTCGATGCCAATACGAGTTTTAGTCTGTTTAACTTAACCCATGATATTGCTGTTGGCGTGCGTTTCCATGAAGATGAAATTGAGCGCAAACATTTTGAGCAAGCATATGCAATGGAAGGTGGTTCACCTGTGTTGCTAGAGGGTTCAAAGCAGTTTACATCACTGAATACTGAAAATACCAAAGCGTGGTCGGTATATCTAGAAGACAAAGTACAACTTGATGCGTTGACACTCGGCCTTGGTCTTCGTGGCGAGCTGATGGACATGTCTTACCAAGATAATAAAGATGCCGATGTTTGGATTGATAAAACCACCCGTATTTGGCTACCTAGCCTAAGTGGTTTCTATCAGCTTTCTGATGATGCCGGTCTTTTATTCGGTGTGCACCAAGGTTTTGTGCCTTCTTCACCACAACAAGATCCTGATATAGAGCTTGAGAAGAGTGTTAACTACGAATTTGGTGGGCGCTTTAATGATGGTGTGACTCAGTTTGAGATTGTGAGCTTTTTCAACGATTATGAGAATCTGAACGAAAGCTGTGGTCAGTCTAACTGTGGTGTCAATGACCAACAAGACCAGCAGTTCAGTGGCGGTGAGGTGGATGTTTACGGTCTCGAAATGCAGTTTGCACAACGTTATCCTTTGAATCTTCAACTGGATATCCCTTACAGCCTGACTTACACCTATACTAAAGGTGAATTCCAAAATGAGCGTGCCACAACGTTCGCACAATGGGGTTATATTAAAAACGGTGATGAGCTTCCTTATTTACCGTCTCATCAAGCCACTTTTAATATTGGCCTTGCAGCAAGTGACTGGAAAGTTAACGTAGCCATCAAATACATCAGTGAGATGAGCGAAGCTGCTGGCAGAAGCACTGACGACTTTGAGCTTGTACTTGAAGGCGAAAAGGTGCCAAACACAACCATCGTTGATGTATCCGCAAGTTACGAGCTAGGTCAGTATGGTCAAATCTATGCTAAAATCGACAACTTGTTCGACGAAGCAGAAATTGTCAGTCGTCGCCCGTATGGAGCGCGCCCAGGCAAACCAAGACAATTTAGTTTAGGTTATAAATACCAGTTTTAA
- a CDS encoding sodium-dependent transporter — translation MSNVRGEFSSRFGFIMAAAGSAVGLGNIWGFPTQTASNGGAAFVLVYLVLAFCLAYPALMAELVIGRHGQANAVSSLRKLTNTAWQSKLAFVVGFGGIICAGLILSFYAIVAGWMFSATLEPITEVASMTQAQSWLADPSMSRNIVFTAAFIALTVLIISKGVENGIEKWSKRLMPALIGILFSLIAYVLTQEGAVEGLKVYLVPDFSSVLNPQLLVDALGQAFFSLSLGTSVMIIYGSYISKKENLVSLGAMVTLIDVFIAFIAGLLIIPAMYVAQAQGVEIFAADGSLLNEDTLVFQVLPALFDSMGSIGLLVSFAFFALMSIAALTSSISMLEAPVSYAVERFALGRVQATWIIGTLVTAVSFTILVNIETLFGFTVSLTTKFGQPLLGMLCCVFVGWIWHRAKLLKEIESGCPEVGSSFFWKVWPWYIRFVCPIAIAAVFLNSL, via the coding sequence ATGAGCAATGTCCGAGGAGAGTTCAGCTCTCGCTTTGGTTTTATTATGGCTGCCGCAGGGTCGGCGGTAGGTTTGGGAAACATTTGGGGGTTTCCAACACAAACGGCATCCAATGGTGGTGCTGCGTTTGTTTTAGTTTATCTGGTTTTGGCTTTTTGTCTTGCCTATCCAGCACTAATGGCAGAACTCGTTATTGGTCGTCACGGCCAAGCAAATGCCGTATCCTCACTGCGCAAACTGACAAATACAGCATGGCAAAGTAAGCTTGCTTTTGTTGTCGGATTCGGCGGTATCATTTGTGCGGGTCTTATTTTAAGTTTCTATGCAATCGTGGCGGGTTGGATGTTTAGTGCAACACTTGAACCCATCACGGAGGTTGCATCAATGACTCAAGCGCAATCTTGGCTTGCTGATCCGTCTATGTCGCGCAACATCGTCTTTACAGCCGCCTTTATTGCACTCACCGTGCTTATAATTAGTAAAGGCGTAGAAAACGGGATTGAAAAGTGGTCAAAGCGTTTGATGCCCGCACTTATCGGTATTTTATTCTCGTTAATTGCGTATGTATTAACCCAAGAAGGTGCTGTTGAAGGTCTTAAGGTGTATCTTGTTCCTGACTTTTCTTCTGTGCTTAATCCGCAGTTACTCGTTGATGCCCTAGGACAAGCATTTTTCTCGCTTTCGCTTGGTACCAGCGTGATGATCATTTACGGCTCATACATTAGTAAAAAAGAGAATTTAGTTTCACTTGGCGCAATGGTTACCTTAATCGACGTCTTTATCGCATTCATTGCCGGCTTACTTATCATTCCCGCCATGTATGTCGCGCAAGCGCAAGGCGTAGAGATTTTTGCAGCTGACGGCTCACTGCTAAATGAAGACACCTTAGTGTTTCAAGTATTGCCAGCATTGTTTGATAGCATGGGTAGTATTGGCCTTTTGGTAAGCTTCGCTTTCTTTGCTCTGATGAGTATTGCCGCACTCACCTCATCTATTTCGATGCTAGAAGCGCCCGTCTCCTATGCTGTTGAACGTTTTGCACTGGGCAGAGTACAGGCCACCTGGATCATCGGTACCTTGGTAACAGCCGTGAGCTTCACCATTTTGGTAAACATCGAAACCCTGTTCGGCTTTACTGTTAGCCTAACAACGAAGTTTGGTCAGCCACTACTTGGCATGCTGTGCTGTGTATTTGTCGGTTGGATTTGGCACAGAGCAAAACTGCTTAAAGAAATTGAATCAGGATGCCCGGAAGTTGGCAGTAGTTTCTTCTGGAAAGTATGGCCTTGGTACATCCGCTTCGTTTGTCCAATTGCCATTGCTGCGGTATTTTTAAATTCACTATAA
- a CDS encoding GNAT family N-acetyltransferase — translation MNWQIKSYDALTKDELFEILKLRVDVFVVEQACPYPEIDDIDRAPETRHLFLVKGEQILAYARCYRKSVTTASIGRVIVSSILRGQGVAHDLMHRAIACCDTDITHEALVISAQCYLDKFYTGLGFVKQGEDYLEDGIPHQDMLFVKK, via the coding sequence ATGAATTGGCAAATTAAAAGTTATGATGCACTTACAAAAGATGAGCTTTTTGAGATTTTAAAGCTAAGGGTAGATGTATTCGTTGTGGAACAAGCATGTCCCTATCCAGAAATTGATGATATCGATAGAGCGCCTGAAACTCGACATCTGTTTTTGGTTAAAGGCGAACAAATTTTAGCGTATGCTCGTTGTTATAGAAAATCCGTAACTACCGCATCCATTGGCCGTGTTATTGTTTCGTCAATACTTCGAGGACAGGGCGTTGCACACGACCTTATGCATCGCGCGATTGCTTGTTGTGATACGGATATTACTCATGAGGCTTTAGTTATCTCTGCGCAGTGTTATTTAGACAAATTTTATACGGGGCTCGGCTTTGTGAAGCAAGGTGAAGATTATCTAGAAGATGGGATCCCGCATCAGGATATGCTATTTGTGAAAAAGTAA
- a CDS encoding sterol desaturase family protein: MLEQLWQSITELPGYLFDANKRVYLPYLFSAILMAVPVYIATEKARSGKGFLKFLFPKQVWWCKSAKLDYCLLITNRLIKAATFTPIVLTMVPVALGLSGGLEVLFGPALHLEAPEWVVIGLFTLFLFIVDDLTRFLLHLMLHKIPFFWEFHKVHHSAKVLTPFTIYRSHPVESYLYACRMALTQGIVVGVGYYVFGSSLSMYDILGANAFVFLFNIFGANLRHSHIWLSWGDRLENWFISPAQHQVHHSDNPIHFDTNLGSALAIWDRIYGSLIKASSAGKITIGVGQYDAGHDSLTAIYLKPFKLAWKTLLPKKKNNPPLKSPQGD, from the coding sequence ATGTTAGAGCAATTATGGCAAAGCATTACTGAACTCCCTGGCTACTTGTTCGATGCCAATAAAAGAGTGTATTTGCCATACTTGTTTAGTGCCATTTTGATGGCTGTTCCTGTTTATATCGCCACAGAAAAAGCGCGCTCTGGTAAAGGTTTTTTAAAGTTCCTGTTTCCTAAGCAAGTGTGGTGGTGTAAAAGCGCCAAGCTCGATTACTGTTTATTGATCACAAATCGTTTAATAAAGGCAGCGACGTTCACACCTATCGTGTTGACTATGGTACCGGTGGCGTTGGGGTTATCAGGTGGGCTTGAAGTGCTTTTTGGTCCAGCGTTACATCTTGAAGCACCAGAATGGGTGGTGATTGGGCTATTTACGTTGTTTTTATTTATAGTCGATGACCTCACTCGGTTCTTACTGCACTTGATGCTACATAAAATCCCATTCTTTTGGGAGTTTCACAAGGTGCACCATTCTGCAAAAGTCCTAACTCCCTTTACCATTTATCGCTCACATCCCGTTGAAAGCTACCTGTACGCCTGTCGTATGGCATTAACCCAAGGAATTGTGGTTGGAGTAGGGTATTACGTATTTGGTAGTAGCTTGAGCATGTACGATATTCTTGGTGCGAATGCGTTTGTCTTTTTATTTAATATCTTTGGGGCCAATTTAAGGCATTCACATATCTGGCTGAGTTGGGGTGATAGGCTAGAGAATTGGTTTATTAGTCCGGCACAACACCAAGTGCATCACAGTGACAATCCAATCCATTTTGATACCAATTTAGGCTCAGCACTAGCCATTTGGGATCGTATATATGGCTCGCTTATTAAGGCCTCGAGCGCGGGTAAAATCACCATTGGAGTTGGACAATATGATGCAGGGCATGATTCACTGACCGCGATTTACTTGAAGCCATTCAAGCTGGCTTGGAAAACGTTATTACCGAAAAAGAAAAATAACCCACCACTCAAATCTCCGCAGGGTGACTGA
- a CDS encoding sporulation protein — translation MFKKILASVGIGAAKVDTVLETEHLHPGQKFQAQIVVKGGDVSQEVTGLELALMTRVKVEGEDGEYFSNHVIDRWRVGNNFTIGPGEEKVIPFEARLHSETPITEINAGFNRCHVWIETGLDIDLAIDPSDKDALHIYPNEAVKACMTAMERLGFHLVKADVEKGYLRASEFQSVSGCYQELEYRPNSRALFGLQEVELSFVPEAHRTHVLIELDRAFRGDGYVDLTIEHDHVNISQLCDQLERLFS, via the coding sequence ATGTTTAAGAAGATCCTAGCATCTGTCGGTATCGGTGCGGCAAAAGTAGATACTGTATTGGAAACAGAGCATTTGCACCCGGGACAGAAATTTCAAGCGCAAATTGTAGTAAAAGGCGGTGACGTTAGCCAAGAAGTAACAGGTTTAGAGCTTGCGCTAATGACAAGAGTTAAAGTTGAAGGGGAAGACGGAGAATATTTTAGTAATCATGTTATTGACCGTTGGCGTGTAGGTAATAATTTCACGATAGGCCCAGGCGAAGAAAAAGTTATTCCTTTTGAAGCTCGACTTCATTCAGAAACACCAATCACAGAAATCAATGCGGGCTTCAACCGTTGTCATGTTTGGATTGAGACTGGCTTAGACATTGATTTAGCAATCGATCCATCAGATAAAGATGCTTTACACATTTATCCAAATGAAGCAGTGAAAGCATGTATGACAGCGATGGAGCGATTAGGCTTCCATTTAGTGAAAGCGGATGTAGAAAAGGGCTATTTACGAGCGTCTGAGTTTCAGTCTGTTTCTGGTTGCTATCAAGAACTAGAATACCGACCAAACTCACGAGCATTATTTGGACTACAAGAAGTTGAGCTTTCGTTTGTACCTGAAGCGCATCGAACTCATGTACTGATAGAGTTGGACAGAGCGTTTCGAGGGGATGGTTACGTCGATCTAACGATTGAGCACGATCACGTAAATATCTCTCAGCTATGCGATCAGTTGGAGCGACTGTTCTCATAA
- a CDS encoding cation:proton antiporter family protein, producing the protein MELLYFAVAFACGFSVYQLKLPPLIGFLMAGFVLNLLGHKTTDLLTQLADLGVTLLLFSIGLKLRVGNLIKPQVWAPASMHIVTSTAFFASLLLMLGAMSMPLFTDLDWQSALLVGFAFSFSSTVFAVKVLEERGEMASLHGKISIGILVMQDIFAVIFLAVSTGKVPNMWALALLVMLPLVRPVMFWVLSRSKHGELLPLFGFFFALVSGYHAFEFAGLKGDLGALIMGMIFAPHKKAGELSKSLLNVKDILLVGFFLNIGLNATITLDALLIAILLVIVLPIKVSLYYLFTNMFKLRARTSLLSAFTLTNYSEFGLIVCAVASASGAVAPDWLAVVAIAVSITFVIASPLNKRSNEIYVKLEPWLLKFESQDRLEEELPVNLTDTKIVIFGMGRIGTGAYETIQASFPNTVAGVDIKPEVVEKHVSRGRRVLTADATDPDFWQRVNHSEVEMVMLAMPKHMQNIYALEQLKASGYNGQVTAIANYPDQQKELEEMGVNSTYNFYLEAGSGFAEHVKEKLFT; encoded by the coding sequence ATGGAACTGCTCTATTTTGCTGTCGCATTTGCATGCGGATTTTCTGTTTATCAATTAAAGCTTCCTCCTTTGATTGGTTTTTTGATGGCAGGCTTTGTCTTAAACCTACTTGGCCATAAAACCACAGACTTACTTACCCAACTGGCAGATCTTGGCGTAACGCTGCTGCTTTTCAGCATAGGTTTAAAATTACGAGTTGGTAACCTCATAAAGCCTCAGGTTTGGGCGCCAGCGAGTATGCACATCGTTACCAGTACTGCGTTTTTTGCTAGCCTTTTGTTGATGCTAGGGGCGATGAGCATGCCTTTATTTACCGACCTAGATTGGCAAAGCGCTCTATTGGTTGGTTTCGCATTTAGCTTTTCCAGTACCGTTTTTGCGGTAAAAGTGCTAGAAGAGCGCGGCGAAATGGCAAGTCTTCACGGTAAAATATCAATCGGTATTTTGGTTATGCAAGATATCTTTGCGGTTATCTTTCTCGCCGTCAGTACGGGCAAAGTACCCAATATGTGGGCACTTGCACTGCTGGTGATGCTACCGCTTGTACGTCCGGTTATGTTTTGGGTATTAAGCCGTTCAAAACATGGTGAGTTACTCCCTCTTTTTGGCTTCTTTTTTGCGCTAGTCTCAGGTTATCATGCCTTTGAATTTGCGGGTCTCAAAGGTGATCTCGGTGCGCTGATCATGGGTATGATTTTCGCCCCACATAAAAAAGCGGGTGAATTATCAAAATCACTACTGAATGTAAAAGACATCTTGCTTGTTGGGTTTTTCTTGAATATTGGTTTGAATGCCACGATTACACTGGACGCACTTTTGATAGCGATTCTACTGGTAATTGTTCTACCGATTAAAGTCTCACTTTATTATCTCTTCACCAATATGTTCAAATTGCGTGCTCGTACATCGCTATTGAGCGCTTTTACCCTAACAAACTATAGCGAGTTTGGTCTTATTGTGTGTGCCGTTGCATCTGCTTCTGGTGCGGTTGCTCCTGACTGGTTAGCGGTCGTGGCTATTGCTGTTTCTATCACTTTTGTGATTGCGTCTCCACTAAACAAACGCTCGAACGAGATCTACGTTAAATTAGAGCCTTGGTTATTAAAGTTTGAGAGCCAAGACCGCTTAGAAGAAGAGCTACCCGTAAACTTAACCGATACCAAAATCGTAATATTTGGCATGGGACGAATTGGAACGGGTGCTTATGAAACGATACAAGCCAGCTTCCCAAATACTGTTGCTGGTGTAGATATTAAGCCTGAGGTGGTTGAAAAACATGTTTCCAGAGGACGCAGAGTATTGACTGCCGATGCAACCGACCCTGATTTTTGGCAACGTGTAAATCATTCTGAAGTAGAAATGGTTATGCTCGCGATGCCAAAGCATATGCAGAATATTTACGCACTAGAGCAGCTAAAAGCATCAGGTTACAACGGCCAAGTTACCGCCATTGCGAACTACCCTGATCAACAGAAGGAATTAGAAGAAATGGGCGTGAATTCTACCTATAACTTCTACCTTGAAGCAGGTAGTGGTTTTGCAGAACACGTAAAAGAGAAATTATTTACTTAA
- a CDS encoding imelysin family protein: MRVSKRLSAAAVAVALVLSGCGESTSSSQGPGVKDNNSGTDNPTLPTQFDEAALVSNLVNNVLTPAIEQFNELAVTQQLEVTSYCSAEKALAENTAALRLSAQQSWRSAMVGWQYVELMQMGPLTANSKELKNNIYVWPATGSLCDIDLDVVYFEDGVINGNASNPYNISERTANRKGLTALEHLLFNSNLDHNCSSVNDALAPWNSRSTQERVIARCEFATEVAKDIEAQSNILLSQWTGENGYAAKLVNAGQPGSPFDTPHLALNEISKALFYMTEELKDGKIATPLGLGFPNACGLEACPEAVESPIAEHSKENLLANIRAFRNIFTGNGQDAENTLGFDDFLDAENGSDVKERMLAGLADAEATLLAMNASLKAELAGSTEQVTQTHTDVKKVTDDLKTEFIEKLALELPQTSAGDND, encoded by the coding sequence ATGAGAGTATCTAAACGTTTAAGTGCTGCTGCCGTCGCTGTGGCTTTGGTATTGTCGGGTTGTGGTGAAAGTACTTCAAGCAGCCAAGGACCTGGAGTGAAGGATAATAACTCGGGAACGGATAACCCAACTTTACCCACGCAATTTGATGAAGCAGCCTTGGTAAGTAACCTAGTGAATAATGTGCTTACCCCTGCCATTGAGCAATTCAATGAACTCGCTGTAACACAACAACTTGAAGTTACGAGTTATTGTAGTGCTGAAAAAGCACTGGCAGAAAATACCGCCGCGTTAAGGCTGAGTGCTCAACAAAGCTGGCGCAGCGCTATGGTTGGGTGGCAGTATGTTGAATTGATGCAAATGGGTCCACTTACTGCCAATAGTAAAGAGCTTAAAAATAACATTTATGTTTGGCCCGCTACAGGCTCTTTATGTGATATCGACTTGGATGTAGTGTATTTTGAAGATGGCGTTATTAATGGTAATGCTAGTAATCCTTATAATATCTCTGAGCGTACAGCAAACCGCAAAGGTTTAACTGCCTTAGAGCACCTTCTATTCAATAGCAATCTTGACCATAACTGCTCGTCAGTGAATGATGCTTTGGCACCATGGAATAGCCGTTCAACTCAGGAAAGAGTGATTGCGCGTTGTGAGTTTGCGACGGAAGTGGCTAAAGACATTGAAGCACAGAGCAATATACTCTTGTCTCAATGGACTGGAGAAAATGGCTACGCAGCTAAACTTGTTAATGCAGGACAACCAGGCTCGCCGTTTGACACGCCCCACTTAGCGCTTAATGAAATATCAAAGGCGTTATTTTACATGACCGAAGAGCTAAAAGACGGCAAAATAGCGACGCCGTTAGGCCTAGGTTTTCCGAATGCGTGTGGTTTAGAGGCTTGCCCTGAAGCGGTGGAGTCGCCAATTGCAGAACATTCTAAAGAGAATTTACTTGCTAACATCAGAGCATTTAGAAACATCTTCACTGGTAATGGCCAAGATGCTGAGAATACATTGGGCTTTGACGACTTTTTAGATGCTGAGAATGGTAGTGATGTAAAAGAGCGCATGCTTGCAGGGCTAGCGGATGCAGAAGCTACACTGCTTGCGATGAATGCGAGCCTTAAAGCTGAGCTTGCAGGTTCTACAGAGCAAGTGACGCAAACGCATACAGACGTTAAAAAAGTGACGGATGATTTAAAGACCGAGTTTATCGAAAAGCTCGCCCTAGAACTTCCACAAACTTCGGCAGGTGACAATGACTAA
- a CDS encoding sensor histidine kinase — MKKLYIYLLAGALISIFALGWVIDTYNQQTAPLEDSFEWQSKLITGLAKQVANIEQEKRESATALIAQQFDINIRYKDGDTLAMPLELKQQMLLPDGLVIENENVYLLKTTPEMAPDYVELEWEPQIEQADYDVLLTLFFYGGICAILWFILSPLVKRLIVLNTAAKHFASGNLSARIAPNHFTYIRDLENTFNRMASQIEKLMAENKLMASSLSHDIRTPVACLRFGLDAALDESDINAIHDYLARMEKDLDQMEDMLSSYLSFATLEQKSHLLKHEVTPLSRYGQDLMQQMQPKLQKNQLSGRVEIPEHLMIHGDLHWLARAISNLISNACDFATASVLLSAHRTEHWLIITVEDDGPGIARQNWDKVFSPFFQEQTHRNRAGKSYGLGLAIVAKVMDWHHGTATVSQSERLGGAKFVLSLPCKEK; from the coding sequence GTGAAGAAACTCTACATCTACTTACTCGCTGGTGCATTGATTTCGATCTTTGCACTGGGTTGGGTGATCGACACCTATAATCAGCAAACCGCTCCCTTAGAAGATAGTTTTGAGTGGCAAAGCAAACTAATTACCGGCCTTGCCAAGCAAGTTGCAAATATTGAGCAGGAAAAGCGCGAAAGTGCAACGGCCTTAATTGCCCAACAATTCGACATCAACATTCGTTATAAAGATGGCGATACTTTAGCCATGCCGCTCGAATTAAAACAACAGATGTTACTACCTGATGGGTTAGTGATAGAAAACGAGAATGTATATCTGCTAAAAACAACCCCTGAAATGGCGCCTGATTACGTTGAACTTGAATGGGAGCCTCAAATTGAACAGGCAGATTACGACGTATTGCTGACGTTATTTTTCTACGGTGGCATTTGCGCAATATTATGGTTTATTCTCTCTCCGTTAGTTAAACGCTTGATCGTTCTCAACACTGCAGCAAAGCACTTTGCCAGCGGTAATCTAAGCGCGCGCATCGCCCCCAATCATTTCACTTACATCCGTGACTTAGAAAATACCTTTAATCGAATGGCAAGCCAAATAGAGAAGTTGATGGCTGAGAATAAGCTAATGGCCTCCAGTCTTTCTCATGACATTCGAACACCTGTTGCGTGTTTAAGATTTGGCCTAGATGCAGCTTTAGATGAAAGCGACATCAATGCCATTCACGATTATTTAGCGCGCATGGAAAAAGATCTAGATCAAATGGAAGATATGCTCTCGAGCTACCTATCTTTTGCGACGCTTGAACAAAAGTCTCATTTACTCAAACATGAAGTAACGCCCCTATCTCGCTATGGTCAAGACCTGATGCAGCAAATGCAACCAAAGCTGCAAAAGAACCAGTTGTCTGGTCGTGTAGAAATTCCTGAACACTTAATGATCCATGGTGACTTACATTGGCTTGCAAGAGCAATAAGTAATTTGATCAGCAATGCCTGTGATTTTGCCACTGCCAGTGTGTTATTAAGTGCACACCGCACTGAGCATTGGCTCATTATTACCGTTGAAGACGATGGCCCTGGGATCGCGAGACAAAATTGGGATAAAGTCTTTAGCCCTTTCTTTCAAGAGCAAACTCATCGCAACCGTGCAGGCAAAAGCTATGGCTTAGGCCTTGCAATCGTTGCAAAAGTCATGGATTGGCATCATGGTACAGCCACCGTTAGCCAGTCAGAACGATTAGGTGGCGCAAAATTTGTGCTTTCGCTACCCTGTAAAGAAAAATAA